Proteins from a genomic interval of Aquabacterium sp. J223:
- a CDS encoding NADP-dependent malic enzyme gives MPSYEEKRAELRRHALEYHEFPTPGKIAVVPTKALVNQRDLALAYSPGVAAACEEIVADPAAAFRYTARGNLVAVVTNGTAVLGLGDIGPLAAKPVMEGKGVLFKKFAGIDVFDLEINEKNLDKLVDVIAALEPTFGGINLEDIKAPDCFYVERKLRERLNIPVFHDDQHGTAIVVGAALLNGLKVVGKDIKQVKLVTSGAGAAALACVQLLVKLGLPRENIWLTDLAGVVYEGRTELMDPDKASFAQRTEQRSLREVIAGADVFLGLSAGGVLKPEMVAAMARQPIIFALANPTPEIMPDEVKAVRDDVIMATGRTDFPNQVNNVLCFPYIFRGALDCGATTISDEMEIAAVHAIAELAQAEQSEVVAAAYAGATLSFGPEYLIPKPFDPRLMIRIAPAVAEAAAMSGVARRPIEDFDAYRERLQAFVYASGTTMKPLFAIAKRAQHKRVAYAEGEEERVLRAAQVVVDEGLARPTLIGRPGVIEQRCEKFGLRLKAGRDYDVVNTEYDERYRDYWQTYHRMTERKGVTAQFAKIEMRRRLTLIAAMMLHKGEVDGMICGTWGTTGMHLFHIDQVIGKRPGVNTYACMNGLILPGRQVMLVDTHINYDPTAQQIAEITILAAEEMKRFGLEPKAALLSHSNFGTSHQPSAVKMREALALVQQEAPWLEVDGEMHGDSALDAVYRQKTMPRSTLSGEANLLVLPNIDAANIAYNLLKMTAGGGITIGPVLLGAAKPVHILTPAATVRRIVNMTALTVADANGLR, from the coding sequence ATGCCCAGCTACGAAGAAAAACGCGCCGAGCTGCGCCGCCACGCCCTGGAGTACCACGAGTTTCCGACGCCGGGGAAGATCGCCGTGGTGCCGACCAAGGCGCTGGTCAACCAGCGCGACCTGGCGCTGGCCTATTCGCCCGGCGTGGCGGCGGCGTGCGAGGAGATCGTCGCCGACCCGGCCGCGGCCTTCCGCTACACCGCGCGCGGCAACCTGGTGGCGGTGGTGACCAACGGCACCGCGGTGCTGGGGCTGGGCGACATCGGCCCGCTGGCGGCCAAGCCGGTGATGGAGGGCAAGGGCGTGCTCTTCAAGAAGTTCGCCGGCATCGACGTCTTCGACCTGGAGATCAACGAGAAGAACCTCGACAAGCTGGTCGACGTCATCGCGGCGCTGGAGCCCACCTTCGGCGGCATCAACCTCGAGGACATCAAGGCGCCCGACTGCTTCTACGTCGAGCGCAAGCTGCGCGAGCGGCTGAACATTCCCGTCTTCCACGACGACCAGCACGGCACCGCCATCGTCGTCGGCGCGGCGCTGCTCAACGGGCTGAAGGTGGTGGGCAAGGACATCAAGCAGGTCAAGCTCGTGACCTCGGGCGCCGGCGCGGCGGCGCTGGCCTGCGTGCAGCTGCTGGTCAAGCTGGGCCTGCCGCGCGAGAACATCTGGCTGACCGACCTGGCCGGCGTGGTCTACGAAGGCCGCACCGAGCTGATGGACCCGGACAAGGCCAGCTTCGCGCAACGCACCGAGCAGCGCAGCCTGCGCGAGGTGATCGCCGGCGCCGACGTCTTCCTCGGCCTGTCGGCCGGCGGCGTGCTGAAGCCGGAGATGGTGGCCGCCATGGCGCGCCAGCCCATCATCTTCGCGCTGGCCAACCCGACCCCGGAGATCATGCCGGACGAGGTCAAGGCGGTGCGCGACGACGTGATCATGGCCACCGGCCGCACCGACTTCCCGAACCAGGTCAACAACGTCCTCTGCTTCCCGTACATCTTCCGGGGCGCGCTGGACTGCGGCGCGACGACCATCTCCGACGAGATGGAGATCGCCGCGGTGCACGCCATCGCCGAGCTGGCGCAGGCCGAGCAGAGCGAGGTGGTGGCCGCGGCCTATGCCGGCGCCACGCTGAGCTTCGGGCCCGAGTACCTGATCCCCAAACCGTTCGACCCGCGGTTGATGATCCGCATCGCGCCGGCGGTCGCCGAAGCGGCCGCGATGTCCGGCGTGGCGCGGCGGCCGATCGAGGACTTCGACGCCTACCGGGAGCGGCTGCAGGCCTTCGTCTACGCCTCCGGCACCACGATGAAGCCGCTGTTCGCCATCGCCAAGCGGGCGCAGCACAAGCGGGTGGCCTACGCCGAGGGCGAGGAGGAGCGGGTGCTGCGCGCGGCGCAGGTGGTGGTCGACGAGGGCCTCGCGCGGCCGACGCTGATCGGCCGGCCGGGCGTCATCGAGCAGCGCTGCGAGAAGTTCGGCCTGCGCCTGAAGGCCGGGCGCGACTACGACGTGGTCAACACCGAGTACGACGAGCGCTACCGCGACTACTGGCAGACCTACCACCGCATGACCGAGCGCAAGGGCGTGACCGCCCAGTTCGCGAAGATCGAGATGCGGCGCCGGCTGACGCTGATCGCGGCGATGATGCTGCACAAGGGCGAGGTCGACGGCATGATCTGCGGCACCTGGGGCACCACCGGGATGCACCTGTTCCACATCGACCAGGTCATCGGCAAGCGGCCGGGCGTCAACACCTATGCCTGCATGAACGGCCTCATCCTGCCGGGCCGCCAGGTGATGCTGGTCGACACCCACATCAACTACGACCCCACGGCGCAGCAGATCGCCGAGATCACCATCCTGGCGGCCGAGGAGATGAAGCGCTTCGGCCTGGAGCCCAAGGCCGCGCTGCTGTCGCATTCCAACTTCGGCACCAGCCACCAGCCGTCGGCGGTGAAGATGCGCGAGGCGCTGGCCCTGGTGCAGCAGGAGGCGCCCTGGCTGGAGGTCGACGGCGAGATGCACGGCGACAGCGCGCTCGACGCCGTCTACCGGCAGAAGACCATGCCGCGCAGCACCCTGTCCGGCGAGGCCAACCTGCTGGTGCTGCCGAACATCGACGCCGCCAACATCGCCTACAACCTGCTGAAGATGACGGCCGGCGGGGGCATCACCATCGGTCCGGTGCTGCTGGGCGCGGCCAAGCCGGTGCACATCCTCACGCCCGCCGCCACCGTGCGCCGCATCGTGAACATGACGGCGCTGACGGTGGCCGACGCCAACGGGCTGCGCTGA
- a CDS encoding sulfate/molybdate ABC transporter ATP-binding protein: MSIEVRGLRKAFGKTVVCDNLDLDIGSGELVALLGPSGSGKTTLLRIIAGLEVPDAGEVRFHGEDTTNTDVREREVGFVFQHYALFPHMSIFENVAFGLRVRPKQTRPSERDIKAKVEQLLKLVQLDWVADRYPHQLSGGQRQRIALARALAVEPKVLLLDEPFGALDAKVRKDLRRWLRRLHDEMHVTSVFVTHDQEEAMEVADRVVVMNQGRIEQQGTPDQVYDHPATPFVLQFLGDVNLFHGRFGHAPGGHQHAEDVSYVRPHELQVLGEPAEGALAVTLSQALTVGPQTRLEFKREDDGSYVDVELPRAEYHRLRDRLGLQTGAPAWLKPRRVTRFVSGVAASEEPMDPAAMI; encoded by the coding sequence ATGAGCATCGAGGTCCGTGGCTTGAGGAAGGCCTTCGGCAAGACCGTCGTCTGCGACAACCTGGACCTGGACATCGGCTCCGGCGAGCTGGTCGCGCTGCTCGGCCCGTCCGGCTCCGGCAAGACGACGCTGCTGCGCATCATCGCGGGGCTGGAGGTGCCGGACGCCGGCGAGGTGCGCTTCCACGGCGAGGACACGACCAACACCGACGTGCGCGAGCGCGAGGTCGGTTTCGTGTTCCAGCACTACGCGCTGTTCCCGCACATGAGCATCTTCGAGAACGTGGCCTTCGGGCTGCGCGTGCGGCCGAAGCAGACGCGGCCGAGCGAGCGCGACATCAAGGCCAAGGTGGAGCAGCTGCTGAAGCTGGTGCAGCTGGACTGGGTGGCCGACCGCTACCCGCACCAGCTGTCCGGCGGCCAGCGCCAGCGCATCGCGCTGGCCCGCGCGCTGGCGGTGGAGCCCAAGGTGCTGCTGCTCGACGAGCCCTTCGGCGCGCTGGACGCCAAGGTGCGCAAGGACCTGCGCCGCTGGCTGCGCCGGCTGCACGACGAGATGCACGTCACCAGCGTCTTCGTCACCCACGACCAGGAAGAGGCGATGGAGGTGGCCGACCGCGTGGTGGTGATGAACCAGGGCCGCATCGAGCAGCAGGGCACGCCCGACCAGGTGTACGACCACCCCGCCACGCCCTTCGTGCTGCAGTTCCTGGGCGACGTCAACCTCTTCCACGGCCGCTTCGGCCACGCCCCCGGCGGCCACCAGCATGCCGAGGACGTGAGCTACGTGCGCCCCCACGAGCTGCAGGTGCTGGGCGAGCCCGCCGAGGGGGCGCTGGCGGTGACGCTGTCGCAGGCGCTGACCGTCGGGCCGCAGACCCGGCTCGAGTTCAAGCGCGAGGACGACGGCAGCTACGTCGACGTGGAGCTGCCGCGCGCCGAGTACCACCGGCTGCGCGACCGGCTGGGCCTGCAGACCGGCGCGCCGGCCTGGCTGAAACCCCGCCGCGTGACCCGCTTCGTCTCCGGCGTCGCCGCCAGCGAAGAGCCGATGGACCCGGCGGCGATGATCTGA
- a CDS encoding response regulator transcription factor, with the protein MTDLGLPMVYLVDDEDVVRDALAWLLRSRRLLSEGFASAEAFDRLLRERLAPGAPAWPSGPSCVLLDVRMPGTSGLVLFERLIDLALLPVLPVIFLTGHGDVPTAVNAVKRGAFDFVEKPFSDNALVDRVEQALRASAEALLRRRGQQQVERCLAELTDRERDVMALVVEGMPNKLIADALNISVRTVEVHRARVFEKMDVKSAVELANLLRRPG; encoded by the coding sequence ATGACTGATCTCGGCCTGCCCATGGTCTACCTCGTCGACGACGAGGACGTGGTGCGCGACGCACTGGCCTGGCTGCTGCGCTCGCGCCGCCTGCTGTCGGAGGGGTTCGCCAGCGCCGAGGCCTTCGACAGGCTGCTGCGCGAGCGCCTGGCGCCCGGCGCGCCGGCGTGGCCGTCGGGCCCGTCCTGCGTGCTGCTGGACGTGCGCATGCCCGGCACCAGCGGGCTGGTGCTCTTCGAGCGGCTCATCGACCTGGCGCTGCTGCCGGTGCTGCCGGTCATCTTCCTCACCGGCCATGGCGACGTGCCCACCGCCGTCAACGCCGTCAAGCGCGGTGCCTTCGACTTCGTCGAGAAGCCGTTCTCGGACAACGCCCTCGTCGACCGGGTGGAGCAGGCGCTGCGGGCCAGCGCCGAGGCCCTGCTGCGGCGCCGCGGCCAGCAGCAGGTCGAACGGTGCCTGGCCGAGCTCACCGACCGCGAGCGCGACGTCATGGCGCTGGTCGTCGAGGGCATGCCCAACAAGCTGATCGCCGACGCGCTGAACATCAGCGTCCGCACCGTCGAGGTCCACCGCGCGCGGGTGTTCGAGAAGATGGACGTCAAGTCCGCGGTGGAGCTGGCCAACCTGCTGCGGCGGCCGGGCTGA
- a CDS encoding phosphatidylglycerophosphatase A has protein sequence MNSPFPAAPRVERRAAPEPARDPLGGSADAPGGRGADIHPRRATAALMRRHPAHWIALGFGAGLSPKAPGTVGTLWAWLVFIVVDRVPVVGPGDGGWAVIVALAFGIGWWACTRTAQSLRTADPGAVVWDEVVAFWLVLWLVTPTSVLGQCIAFGLFRFFDAVKPPPVGWADRLFKPRRAGDRIGPAAGFGILFDDLVAAGCTLLVVALGRQVGALLW, from the coding sequence ATGAACTCGCCGTTCCCAGCCGCGCCGCGGGTCGAGCGCCGGGCCGCTCCCGAGCCGGCCCGCGATCCCCTTGGGGGATCGGCCGACGCACCCGGCGGACGAGGGGCCGACATTCATCCGCGCCGCGCCACCGCCGCCCTGATGCGCCGCCATCCGGCGCACTGGATCGCGCTGGGCTTCGGCGCCGGCCTGTCGCCGAAGGCGCCCGGCACCGTGGGCACCCTCTGGGCCTGGCTGGTCTTCATCGTCGTCGACCGGGTGCCGGTGGTCGGCCCGGGCGATGGCGGCTGGGCGGTGATCGTCGCGCTGGCCTTCGGCATCGGCTGGTGGGCCTGCACCCGCACCGCGCAGTCGCTGCGCACGGCCGACCCCGGCGCGGTGGTGTGGGACGAGGTCGTCGCCTTCTGGCTGGTGCTGTGGCTGGTCACGCCGACCAGCGTGCTCGGCCAGTGCATCGCCTTCGGCCTGTTCCGCTTCTTCGATGCGGTGAAGCCGCCGCCCGTGGGCTGGGCGGACCGCCTGTTCAAGCCCCGCCGCGCCGGCGACCGCATCGGTCCCGCCGCCGGCTTCGGCATCCTCTTCGACGACCTGGTGGCGGCGGGCTGCACCCTGCTGGTCGTCGCGCTCGGCCGCCAGGTCGGCGCGCTGCTGTGGTGA
- a CDS encoding barstar family protein, with product MQLQTVRPNIVQAIRAYRVDDLMQTALTAQQHFLYANLGNAQTKQEVLESIAEGFLFPSHFGKNLDALYDCMTDLVHKAGQQPGFVVVLDQLPDNPRFDREAREQLLDVFRDAADFWAERKVPFRCFYSFQ from the coding sequence ATGCAATTGCAGACCGTCCGTCCCAACATCGTCCAAGCGATACGCGCTTACCGGGTCGACGATCTGATGCAGACCGCCCTGACGGCGCAGCAGCACTTCCTCTATGCCAACCTGGGCAACGCCCAGACGAAGCAGGAGGTGCTGGAGAGCATCGCCGAGGGCTTCCTGTTTCCGTCCCACTTCGGCAAGAACCTGGACGCCCTGTACGACTGCATGACCGACCTGGTCCACAAGGCCGGCCAGCAGCCGGGCTTCGTCGTCGTGCTCGACCAGCTGCCCGACAACCCGCGCTTCGACCGCGAGGCGCGCGAGCAGCTGCTCGACGTGTTCCGCGACGCGGCGGACTTCTGGGCGGAGCGAAAAGTCCCGTTCAGATGCTTCTATTCTTTTCAGTAG
- a CDS encoding ribonuclease, with protein MPLAVRKRRAGWAALLLGCAAVLPAGPDTWARSTPSPASPASVEAVSLEALPPQARATERLIRAGGPFPYGKDGTVFGNRERLLPARPRGHYREYTVDTPGARDRGARRIVCGGVPPTAPEVCYYTDDHYASFRRIAR; from the coding sequence ATGCCCCTCGCCGTGCGGAAACGGCGGGCCGGCTGGGCGGCCCTTCTCCTCGGCTGTGCAGCGGTCCTCCCGGCCGGCCCGGACACCTGGGCGCGCAGCACCCCGAGCCCCGCTTCGCCGGCCTCCGTCGAGGCGGTGTCGCTCGAAGCGCTGCCGCCGCAGGCCCGGGCCACCGAACGGCTGATCCGCGCCGGCGGTCCCTTTCCCTACGGAAAGGACGGCACGGTGTTCGGCAACCGGGAACGGCTGCTGCCGGCACGGCCACGGGGTCACTACCGCGAGTACACGGTGGACACGCCGGGCGCGCGGGACCGCGGGGCACGTCGCATCGTCTGCGGCGGCGTGCCGCCCACCGCCCCGGAGGTCTGTTACTACACCGACGACCACTACGCGAGCTTCCGCCGGATCGCGCGGTGA
- a CDS encoding CinA family protein — MSEHPREHDLDALRPSLEALAAALRRRGWSIATAESCTGGLLAAACTHLAGSSDWFDRGVVSYSNQAKTDLLGVPADLIAVHGAVSEPVARAMARGMARAAAVPLALSITGVAGPGGGSADKPVGTVWLAWGGTDALQAERLQLQGDRAAIRWQTVQAALARLLAAAGGAGDLPPSTPT, encoded by the coding sequence GTGTCGGAACACCCCCGGGAACACGACCTGGACGCGCTGAGGCCGTCGCTCGAGGCGCTGGCCGCCGCGCTGCGCCGGCGCGGCTGGTCGATCGCCACCGCCGAGAGCTGCACCGGCGGCCTGCTGGCGGCCGCCTGCACCCACCTCGCCGGGTCGAGCGACTGGTTCGACCGCGGCGTCGTCAGCTACAGCAACCAGGCCAAGACCGACCTGCTCGGCGTGCCGGCCGACCTCATCGCCGTGCACGGCGCGGTGAGCGAGCCGGTGGCGCGGGCCATGGCCCGCGGCATGGCCCGCGCCGCGGCCGTGCCGCTCGCGCTGTCCATCACCGGCGTGGCCGGCCCCGGCGGCGGCAGCGCCGACAAGCCGGTGGGCACCGTGTGGCTGGCCTGGGGCGGCACCGACGCCCTGCAGGCCGAACGGCTGCAGCTGCAGGGCGACCGCGCCGCCATCCGCTGGCAGACGGTGCAGGCCGCACTGGCCCGGCTGCTCGCCGCGGCCGGCGGCGCCGGCGACCTTCCACCCTCGACCCCGACATGA
- a CDS encoding VOC family protein encodes MAQPLFHLAFPVHDLDAARAFYGGLLGCPEGRSSAEWIDFDFYGHQIVAHLAPPKRQADHTNPVDGHEVPVPHFGAVLSLDEFWALADKLKAGGIRFQIEPHVRFQGQPGEQATMFFYDPSGNALEFKAFADRSMVFAT; translated from the coding sequence ATGGCCCAACCGCTGTTCCACCTCGCCTTTCCGGTGCACGACCTCGACGCCGCCCGGGCCTTCTACGGCGGCCTGCTCGGCTGCCCGGAGGGCCGCAGCAGCGCCGAGTGGATCGACTTCGACTTCTACGGCCACCAGATCGTCGCCCACCTCGCGCCGCCGAAGCGGCAGGCCGACCACACCAACCCGGTCGACGGCCACGAGGTGCCCGTGCCGCACTTCGGCGCGGTGCTGAGCCTGGACGAGTTCTGGGCGCTGGCCGACAAGCTGAAGGCCGGCGGCATCCGCTTCCAGATCGAGCCGCACGTGCGGTTCCAGGGCCAGCCCGGCGAGCAGGCGACGATGTTCTTCTACGACCCCTCGGGCAACGCGCTGGAGTTCAAGGCGTTCGCCGACCGGTCGATGGTGTTCGCCACGTAG
- the thiL gene encoding thiamine-phosphate kinase, producing the protein MPTGEFDLIQRHFRRPVRRALLGIGDDCALLAPRPGMQLAVSSDMLVEGRHFLSTVAPERLGHKALAVNLSDLAACGAAPLAFTLALSLPRADEDFVGRLAQGLLALADAHGIELVGGDTTAGPLTLCLTVLGEVPAGQALLRSGARPGDTLWVSGTLGDARLALEAFRGTVALDGLDFDAVRPAMETPQPRVALGQALRGVASAAIDLSDGLVGDLGHLLAASGVGARLDVDALPRSAVLARQTTAWQRDCTLAGGDDYELLFSAPADRAQAVRAAARNAGVVVTPIGELTAEPGLRLVDRAGTPLPDTARYAGFDHFRTA; encoded by the coding sequence ATGCCCACCGGCGAGTTCGACCTCATCCAGCGCCACTTCCGCCGCCCGGTGCGCCGGGCGCTGCTGGGCATCGGCGACGACTGCGCGCTGCTCGCCCCGCGGCCGGGCATGCAGCTCGCCGTCTCCAGCGACATGCTGGTCGAGGGCCGCCACTTCCTGTCCACCGTGGCGCCCGAGCGGCTGGGCCACAAGGCGCTGGCCGTCAACCTGAGCGACCTCGCCGCCTGCGGCGCGGCGCCACTGGCCTTCACGCTGGCGCTGTCGCTGCCCCGCGCCGACGAGGACTTCGTCGGCCGCCTGGCGCAGGGCCTGCTGGCGCTGGCCGACGCGCATGGCATCGAGCTGGTCGGCGGCGACACCACCGCCGGGCCGCTGACCCTCTGCCTCACGGTGCTCGGCGAGGTGCCGGCCGGTCAGGCGCTGCTGCGCAGCGGCGCACGGCCCGGCGACACGCTGTGGGTCAGCGGCACGCTGGGCGATGCCCGGCTGGCGCTGGAAGCCTTTCGCGGCACGGTGGCGCTGGACGGCCTCGACTTCGACGCGGTGCGGCCGGCCATGGAGACGCCGCAGCCGCGGGTCGCGCTGGGCCAGGCGCTGCGCGGTGTCGCCAGCGCGGCCATCGACCTCAGCGACGGCCTGGTCGGCGACCTGGGCCACCTGCTGGCGGCCTCCGGCGTCGGCGCCCGGCTGGACGTGGACGCGCTGCCACGCAGCGCCGTGCTGGCGCGGCAGACGACGGCCTGGCAACGCGACTGCACGCTGGCCGGCGGGGACGACTACGAGCTGCTGTTCAGCGCGCCGGCCGATCGTGCGCAGGCGGTCCGCGCGGCCGCGCGCAACGCCGGCGTGGTCGTCACGCCGATCGGCGAGCTGACGGCCGAACCGGGCCTGCGCCTCGTCGACCGCGCGGGCACGCCGCTGCCCGACACCGCCCGCTACGCCGGCTTCGACCACTTCCGCACCGCATGA
- the rsmA gene encoding 16S rRNA (adenine(1518)-N(6)/adenine(1519)-N(6))-dimethyltransferase RsmA: protein MKHLPRKRFGQHFLADSAVIDRIVRAIDPRPGQALVEIGPGLGAMTDPLVERCGRLTVIELDRDLAARLRRRAELVVVEADVLTVDFRALAAEHGQRLRVLGNLPYNISTPILFHLLDAADRVEDQHFMLQKEVVDRIVAEPGGGDYGRLSVMLQWRYEVEPLLDVPPEAFEPPPRVDSAVVRLAPRAAPAPVERSLLEALVASAFSQRRKLLRHSLGRWLEARGHTGPFDLQRRAEEVPVAEYLALAQAVQGAAAPAPSGG, encoded by the coding sequence TTGAAGCACCTGCCGAGGAAGCGCTTCGGCCAGCACTTCCTGGCCGACAGCGCGGTGATCGACCGCATCGTGCGCGCCATCGACCCGCGGCCGGGGCAGGCGCTGGTGGAGATCGGGCCGGGCCTCGGCGCCATGACCGATCCGCTGGTGGAGCGCTGCGGTCGGCTCACCGTGATCGAGCTCGACCGCGACCTGGCCGCGCGGCTGCGCCGACGCGCCGAGCTGGTCGTCGTCGAAGCCGACGTGCTGACCGTGGACTTCCGCGCGCTGGCCGCCGAGCACGGCCAGCGGCTGCGCGTGCTGGGCAACCTGCCCTACAACATCTCGACGCCCATCCTCTTCCACCTGCTCGACGCCGCGGACCGGGTCGAGGACCAGCACTTCATGCTGCAGAAGGAGGTCGTCGACCGCATCGTGGCCGAGCCGGGCGGCGGCGACTACGGTCGGCTGTCGGTGATGCTGCAGTGGCGCTACGAGGTGGAGCCGCTGCTGGACGTGCCGCCCGAGGCCTTCGAGCCGCCGCCGCGGGTGGACTCGGCGGTGGTGCGGCTGGCACCCCGCGCGGCGCCGGCGCCGGTCGAGCGGTCGCTGCTCGAAGCGCTGGTCGCCAGCGCCTTCTCGCAGCGACGCAAGCTGCTGCGGCACAGCCTGGGCCGCTGGCTGGAGGCACGCGGCCACACCGGCCCCTTCGACCTGCAGCGGCGGGCCGAGGAGGTGCCGGTGGCGGAGTACCTGGCGCTGGCGCAGGCCGTGCAGGGCGCCGCCGCGCCGGCGCCGAGCGGCGGCTGA
- a CDS encoding sensor histidine kinase, producing the protein MAAADLAPPALPAPLAHRLRRALPWVLLVALLGVAQTLLVVLTIDYEAARAQERAEAMAAEAGTEVKREVTGGMQALQTLQWNPPAGGRWAVEAGALLSRRRAMLRVEHRSSTGEVLDAVDSPYRTPLFSLMPRHQMGVESDLACASARRTMTPRFSRSYFVPQPGGLGLEIMDVCIPLSVAGSDSGYLVGTYSLPGLLEEALTPMRAGAYELTFIEGDGTRLARAGLQRGAGVYQSQRAVDLAGTNLTLRADSVEVRPRLIPNLSAALVMGLSAALFAVVVLLWRDVRRRAKAEGALAEALAFRKAMEDSLITGLRARDLDGRITYVNPAFCHMVGFSADELLQANPPPYWPAERVAEYSARQSMRLSALGGGTQSRQGFETVFTRKNGERIQVMIFEAPLVDREGQHTGWMSAVLDMTEQRRVEELSRQQQERLQATARLATVGEMASLLSHELNQPLAAIASYATGSLNLMADADAQTLDMVRGAMLRIAEQAERAGRVIKSVHGFVRRREQAREVLRVDHLIESVLPLVRLQARKSGARIEVEVEQPPARVLCDRTMVEQVLLNLTRNGLQAMEGEALPLERRVLRIEARANGPRWARFTVADAGTGVAPEVAAQLFTPFFTTRNEGMGLGLSLCRTVVEQHGGALDFDNHPDGGASFHFTLPSPPSSTAATSSSSTDLQTSA; encoded by the coding sequence ATGGCCGCCGCCGACCTCGCCCCGCCCGCCCTGCCGGCCCCGCTGGCGCACCGGCTGCGCCGGGCGCTGCCCTGGGTGCTGCTGGTCGCGCTGCTCGGCGTGGCGCAGACGCTGCTGGTGGTGCTGACCATCGACTACGAGGCGGCCCGTGCGCAGGAGCGCGCCGAAGCCATGGCCGCCGAGGCCGGCACCGAGGTCAAGCGCGAGGTCACCGGCGGCATGCAGGCCCTGCAGACGCTGCAGTGGAACCCGCCCGCCGGCGGCCGGTGGGCCGTCGAGGCCGGCGCGCTGCTCAGCCGGCGGCGCGCCATGCTGCGGGTGGAACACCGCTCGTCCACCGGCGAGGTGCTCGACGCGGTGGACTCGCCCTACCGCACGCCCCTGTTCAGCCTGATGCCGCGCCACCAGATGGGCGTCGAGAGCGACCTGGCCTGCGCCAGCGCCCGCCGCACGATGACGCCGCGCTTCTCGCGCAGCTACTTCGTTCCCCAGCCCGGCGGGCTGGGGCTGGAGATCATGGACGTCTGCATCCCGCTGTCGGTGGCCGGCAGCGACAGCGGCTACCTGGTCGGCACCTACTCGCTGCCCGGGCTGCTGGAGGAGGCGCTGACGCCGATGCGCGCCGGCGCCTACGAACTGACCTTCATCGAGGGAGACGGCACCCGGCTGGCGCGCGCCGGCCTGCAGCGGGGCGCCGGCGTGTACCAGAGCCAGCGGGCGGTCGACCTGGCCGGCACCAACCTGACGCTGCGCGCCGACAGCGTGGAGGTGCGGCCGCGGCTCATCCCCAACCTCAGCGCCGCGCTGGTGATGGGGCTGTCGGCGGCGCTGTTCGCCGTGGTGGTGCTGCTGTGGCGCGACGTGCGCCGCCGCGCCAAGGCCGAGGGCGCGCTGGCCGAGGCGCTGGCCTTCCGCAAGGCGATGGAGGACTCGCTCATCACCGGGCTGCGGGCGCGCGACCTCGACGGCCGCATCACCTACGTCAACCCCGCCTTCTGCCACATGGTGGGCTTCAGCGCGGACGAGCTGCTGCAGGCCAACCCGCCGCCCTACTGGCCGGCCGAGCGGGTGGCCGAGTACAGCGCCCGCCAGTCGATGCGGCTGTCGGCGCTGGGCGGCGGCACCCAGTCCCGGCAGGGCTTCGAGACCGTCTTCACCCGCAAGAACGGCGAGCGCATCCAGGTCATGATCTTCGAGGCGCCGCTGGTCGACCGCGAGGGCCAGCACACCGGCTGGATGAGCGCCGTGCTCGACATGACCGAGCAGCGCCGGGTGGAGGAGCTGTCGCGCCAGCAGCAGGAACGGCTGCAGGCCACCGCCCGCCTGGCCACGGTGGGCGAGATGGCCTCGCTGCTCAGCCACGAGCTGAACCAGCCGCTGGCCGCCATCGCCAGCTACGCGACCGGCTCGCTCAACCTGATGGCCGACGCCGACGCGCAGACGCTGGACATGGTGCGCGGCGCCATGCTGCGCATCGCCGAGCAGGCCGAACGGGCCGGCCGCGTCATCAAGAGCGTGCACGGCTTCGTGCGCCGGCGCGAGCAGGCGCGCGAAGTGCTGCGCGTCGACCACCTGATCGAATCGGTGCTGCCGCTGGTGCGGCTGCAGGCGCGCAAGAGCGGCGCGCGCATCGAGGTCGAGGTCGAGCAGCCGCCGGCGCGGGTGCTGTGCGACCGCACGATGGTCGAGCAGGTGCTGCTGAACCTGACCCGCAACGGCCTGCAGGCGATGGAGGGCGAGGCGCTGCCGCTGGAGCGCCGGGTGCTGCGCATCGAGGCCCGCGCCAACGGTCCGCGCTGGGCCCGCTTCACCGTCGCCGACGCCGGCACCGGCGTCGCGCCGGAGGTGGCGGCCCAGCTCTTCACGCCCTTCTTCACCACCCGCAACGAGGGCATGGGCCTGGGGCTCAGCCTGTGCCGCACCGTCGTCGAGCAGCACGGCGGCGCGCTGGACTTCGACAACCACCCCGACGGCGGCGCGAGCTTCCACTTCACCCTGCCGAGCCCGCCGAGCTCGACCGCCGCGACGTCGTCTTCCTCCACCGACCTGCAGACCAGCGCATGA